From a single Primulina huaijiensis isolate GDHJ02 unplaced genomic scaffold, ASM1229523v2 scaffold32373_ERROPOS134592+, whole genome shotgun sequence genomic region:
- the LOC140968062 gene encoding RING-H2 finger protein ATL16-like, which yields MSLPPIQSPPSSHFVPSLSSSHTGFPILAIAIIGILTTALLLVGYYVFVIKCCLNWHQIDLLDRFSSSRRRRAENHLLSRSPVPENRGLTEAAIRSIPVFKFNKRNGKEPAVRNSSECVVCLIEFQEEEQLRIIPNCGHFFHIDCIDVWLQNNANCPLCRTSVSATPTSHEILATYPSPRYPNPYTDNFTGRDEDYVVIEIGSDLQSHPNPAPHGIQENSNSGEFLSISPSPDKFEPKFSRKKSKKVSSMGDECIESRQKDDQFSVFQPFRRSFSMDSADDRQLYLAVQRIMNQKGDASISSETISANEGCRIKRSFLSLGHGRGSRSAVQPVESEELG from the coding sequence ATGTCACTGCCTCCCATTCAAAGTCCGCCATCCTCACATTTTGTTCCGTCTTTGTCTTCTTCACATACTGGCTTCCCTATTTTAGCGATTGCCATTATCGGCATTTTAACGACTGCTCTCTTGCTGGTTGGCTACTATGTCTTTGTGATCAAATGTTGCTTGAATTGGCACCAAATTGATCTTTTAGACCGGTTTTCATCCTCTAGAAGACGCCGTGCTGAAAACCACTTACTGTCTCGCTCTCCGGTGCCCGAGAATCGTGGGCTAACCGAAGCTGCGATCAGATCAATCCCAGTTTTCAAGTTCAAcaaaagaaatggaaaagagcCAGCAGTCCGAAACTCTAGCGAATGTGTCGTTTGTTTGATTGAATTTCAGGAAGAAGAGCAGCTAAGAATCATCCCAAATTGCGGCCATTTCTTTCACATTGATTGTATAGACGTTTGGCTTCAAAACAACGCCAATTGTCCACTTTGTAGAACAAGCGTTTCAGCCACTCCTACAAGTCACGAAATTCTTGCTACATATCCTTCTCCTCGATATCCAAATCCATACACTGATAACTTCACAGGAAGGGATGAAGATTATGTGGTGATTGAAATAGGATCTGATCTACAGAGCCATCCCAATCCAGCACCACATGGGATTCAAGAAAATTCGAACTCAGGCGAGTTTTTATCCATTAGCCCTTCACCGGATAAGTTCGAACCCAAGTTCTCGCGGAAGAAATCCAAGAAAGTTTCAAGCATGGGAGATGAGTGCATTGAAAGTAGGCAGAAAGACGACCAATTCTCTGTATTTCAGCCATTTCGAAGGTCATTTTCCATGGATTCAGCAGATGACAGGCAGTTGTATTTAGCTGTTCAACGTATAATGAATCAGAAAGGTGACGCTTCAATAAGTAGTGAGACTATAAGTGCAAATGAAGGTTGCAGAATTAAAAGATCGTTCCTTTCTCTTGGGCATGGTAGGGGTTCAAGAAGTGCGGTTCAACCAGTTGAATCAGAGGAGTTAGGCTag